A region of Carassius auratus strain Wakin chromosome 23, ASM336829v1, whole genome shotgun sequence DNA encodes the following proteins:
- the fbxo30b gene encoding F-box only protein 30b, which yields MEEPHVHCMSCISRRCMVKPEPGTSCDLISCPLVCGAVFHSCKAVEHKLLCPLERVPCLNQSIGCPFTLARGQMAEHLEVCPAGVVCCSMEWNRWPVNDEDYRSYERLSQEADDVEQLDMALALQDQRTMLASLKLVSLAPTSSPEKRTQAAGQNKKPGLVSVAQAPCVQVESVDMEPTAGCSKEKISNGINGIKEEHYGELYETTVETTKSLSAALNVLIHLNSSETDGTDTNASVGLTERNGELHEKVRRREDAGFSCDKIASEVNGLKEELQPQQHQKLMELGRSLASALGALGDAVKGTETINGSIVNDNGMLIQSESLESADVDMKDVTAVVNGELGAVGGFDGGEPTLDVLAHEATGECRPFMLEDIDRQGFCNGSHSIVDDLMESTTEHPQNPESQGSWEFIGPLIPHRPEIRQDQHAFLIQEACGSQAPLLQQPIHAQTLTVQRDSAVPTMALDFEDRTFERKLQNLQFLRNFMPLALNGRKGPFTEVFPHRNPHCKMEDKAVDTSDLNPEPMDDPMGLGEIDFTAAALLFCLEESPRARRISDTVYGFGGSRVDFGTQTFSFPAAILATSTMVGEVASASACDRAAPRLSQPSPFCTLRLDLTLEQLVPRPSWAPREGSMFTFECGQLFRREEFLSHVRNVHGDIHSGLNSWMEHRCPLAYYGCTYSQRRFCPSSQSSKVVHDRHLRSFGVQPISEPVTQPKCDHLSGLPFEVLQHVARFLDGFSLCQLSMVSRTMRDVCASLLQTRGMVVVQWEKKQYLDGRQSWQIKDKVWRFSTAFSPVNRWEFADISSMADHLKHCPYNEVLRQVEAVPLPCMCTTRELTRDGRSLRSVLKPVS from the exons ATGGAGGAGCCTCATGTTCATTGCATGTCCTGCATAAGCAGAAGATGCATGGTCAAACCTGAACCCGGCACTTCCTGTGACCTCATCAGCTGCCCTCTTGTGTGTGGTGCTGTCTTCCACAGCTGCAAGGCAGTTGAACACAAGCTGCTGTGCCCACTTGAAAGGGTGCCATGTCTTAACCAAAGCATTGGATGCCCTTTTACACTGGCCCGTGGCCAGATGGCAGAGCACCTTGAGGTGTGTCCTGCAGGTGTGGTGTGCTGCTCTATGGAGTGGAATAGGTGGCCAGTGAACGACGAGGATTATCGTTCGTATGAGAGACTGAGTCAAGAAGCAGATGATGTGGAGCAGCTTGACATGGCGCTTGCCCTCCAGGACCAGCGTACCATGTTAGCGTCACTCAAACTTGTCTCTCTGGCACCAACTAGTAGCCCGGAGAAAAGGACTCAGGCGGCAGGACAAAACAAAAAGCCTGGCCTAGTCTCAGTTGCTCAGGCTCCATGTGTGCAGGTGGAGAGTGTTGACATGGAGCCTACGGCTGGCTGCTCGAAAGAAAAGATTTCCAATGGGATTAACGGTATTAAAGAAGAACATTATGGTGAGCTCTACGAAACCACAGTAGAGACAACCAAAAGCCTGTCTGCAGCTCTCAACGTCCTGATCCACCTTAATTCTTCAGAAACAGATGGTACAGACACTAATGCATCAGTTGGACTTACAGAGCGCAATGGGGAACTGCATGAAAaggtgaggaggagagaggaTGCCGGGTTCAGCTGTGATAAAATAGCTAGCGAAGTCAATGGCCTAAAGGAGGAGCTACAGCCTCAACAGCACCAGAAACTCATGGAGCTTGGCAGGAGCTTGGCCTCTGCTCTCGGTGCATTAGGAGATGCTGTCAAAGGCACTGAGACAATTAATGGTTCAATAGTAAATGACAATGGTATGCTCATTCAGTCAGAATCTTTGGAGTCTGCAGATGTTGATATGAAGGATGTTACAGCAGTGGTTAATGGTGAGCTTGGGGCTGTTGGGGGATTTGATGGTGGAGAACCCACTTTAGATGTTCTTGCTCATGAGGCAACAGGTGAGTGTCGACCATTCATGTTGGAAGACATCGATAGACAAGGGTTCTGTAATGGCTCTCATAGTATTGTAGATGACTTAATGGAATCAACCACCGAACACCCTCAAAACCCAGAGTCTCAAGGTTCTTGGGAGTTTATTGGTCCTTTAATTCCCCATAGGCCAGAAATCAGACAAGATCAACATGCTTTCTTGATTCAGGAGGCCTGTGGATCACAAGCTCCATTACTGCAGCAACCCATACATGCTCAAACTCTGACCGTCCAGAGAGACAGTGCTGTACCAACGATGGCATTAGACTTTGAAGACAGGACTTTTGAGAGGAAACTCCAAAACCTTCAGTTCCTGCGCAACTTTATGCCACTTGCTCTTAATGGACGGAAGGGTCCATTTACCGAAGTCTTTCCTCACAGAAATCCACATTGCAAAATGGAGGACAAAGCTGTAGACACATCGGATTTGAATCCGGAGCCAATGGATGACCCAATGGGACTTGGGGAAATTGACTTTACGGCAGCCGCTCTTCTGTTCTGCTTAGAAGAGTCGCCACGAGCTCGGAGGATATCGGACACAGTCTATGGGTTTGGGGGCTCACGTGTTGACTTCGGCACCCAGACGTTTAGTTTCCCCGCTGCCATCTTGGCAACAAGTACGATGGTTGGCGAGGTTGCATCCGCTTCTGCTTGTGATCGAGCCGCTCCACGCCTTTCACAACCAAGTCCGTTTTGCACTCTACGGCTTGATCTTACCTTGGAGCAGCTAGTTCCTCGCCCAAGCTGGGCCCCACGCGAGGGCTCCATGTTTACCTTTGAGTGCGGCCAGCTCTTCCGTCGAGAAGAGTTCCTCTCGCATGTTCGCAATGTTCATGGAGATATCCATTCTGGACTCAATAGCTGGATGGAGCACCGTTGTCCTTTAGCGTATTATGGCTGCACATACTCCCAACGCAGATTCTGCCCATCCTCTCAGAGCTCAAAAGTTGTTCACGACCGCCACCTCAGGTCCTTCGGGGTACAACCCATCTCAGAACCTGTGACTCAACCCAAGTGTGATCACCTTAGTGGATTGCCATTTGAAGTACTTCAACATGTAGCCCGGTTTTTGGATGGCTTTAGCCTATGTCAGCTGTCGATGGTGTCCCGTACAATGAGGGATGTTTGCGCCAGTCTGCTGCAGACTCGTGGCATGGTGGTGGTACAATGGGAAAAGAAGCAATATTTGGATGGAAGACAATCCTGGCAGATAAAAGACAAG GTTTGGCGTTTCAGCACAGCTTTTAGCCCAGTTAACCGCTGGGAGTTTGCGGACATCTCTAGCATGGCAGACCATCTGAAACATTGCCCATACAATGAAGTCCTCCGGCAGGTGGAGGCGGTTCCTCTGCCCTGCATGTGCACGACCAGAGAGCTAACACGAGACGGCAGATCGCTTCGATCGGTTCTCAAACCAGTATCATAA